Proteins co-encoded in one Malus domestica chromosome 09, GDT2T_hap1 genomic window:
- the LOC114826917 gene encoding microtubule-destabilizing protein 60-like: MKLQQRATSAKPFKLRTEERGRQKEEEFVKKLQEMMMEEKRQRIPIAQGLPWTTDEPECLLKPPVKEITIPTDLKLHSDMRAVERAEFDHQVAEKMSLFEQYKMERERLQKLAEEEEIRRLRKELVPKAQPMPYFDRPFIPRRSMKHPTIPKEPKFHVPQNKKIKCCLSWNDMSSYTYEH; encoded by the exons ATGAAGCTGCAACAGAGAGCCACTAGTGCTAAGCCATTCAAGCTAAGAACAGAG GAAAGGGGAAGACAAAAGGAGGAAGAGTTCGTGAAGAAGTTACAAGAGATGATGATGGAGGAGAAGAGGCAGCGGATACCAATTGCTCAGGGCCTCCCATGGACAACTGACGAACCAGAG TGCTTGCTGAAACCTCCGGTAAAAGAAATTACAATACCAACCGACCTGAAGCTCCACAGTGACATGCGGGCAGTAGAGCGAGCTGAGTTTGACCATCAG GTGGCAGAGAAGATGAGCCTGTTTGAGCAATACAAGATGGAAAGAGAGAGACTGCAGAAG TTGGCAGAAGAGGAGGAAATAAGAAGATTGAGAAAGGAGCTTGTCCCAAAAGCACAGCCGATGCCCTACTTTGACAGGCCTTTCATTCCCAGAAG GTCAATGAAGCATCCAACTATACCGAAAGAACCGAAGTTTCATGTGCCTCAAAACAAGAAGATCAAGTGCTGCTTGTCATGGAACGATATGAGCTCCTACACTTACGAACATTGA
- the LOC114826828 gene encoding uncharacterized protein — MHSKVARRRFHSKTDGSSFGWVYCGSHNFSAAAWGRPINSPFGLNMNGLGKANSTLGQMLRICNYELGIIFTFPPTDTDGSANKNSAKLDNIVLPFVVPAPKYRRGDRPATGKAMREALAELTEQERQRLLEEATTEEIMEETPDEDEVVEADDYVAEEKEEEKAYAEILWSQVDSSESS; from the exons ATGCACAGCAAG GTGGCACGGAGACGCTTCCACTCAAAGACAGACGGATCTTCATTTGGTTGGGTTTATTGTGGTTCCCATAATTTCAGTGCAGCGGCCTGGGGACGACCAATCAATAGTCCATTTGGTTTAAACATGAACGGACTAGGGAAGGCCAACTCTACTTTGGGTCAGATGCTTCGTATTTGCAACTATGAACTTGGGATCATTTTCACCTTTCCCCCAACAGACACAGATGGTAGCGCCAACAAAAATAGCGCAAAATTGGATAATATTGTTTTGCCATTCGTTGTGCCTGCTCCAAAATACAGGCGAGGAGACAGGCCAGCAACAGGGAAGGCTATGAGGGAGGCATTAGCCGAACTTACTGAACAAGAGAGACAAAGACTTTTAGAAGAAGCTACAACCGAGGAAATTATGGAAGAGACTCCAGACGAAGATGAAGTAGTTGAGGCGGATGATTATGTTGCagaagagaaggaggaggagaaggctTACGCCGAGATACTTTGGAGCCAAGTAGATTCATCCGAGAGCAGTTGA
- the LOC103429702 gene encoding uncharacterized protein gives MKVLFWNIRGIGNDDSRTELSNICRLHHPDLVCIAEPMVTFNSISATYWDSLNLYALTFNSRGTLAPNLWLLTSSACADPLVISISDQQVTVRCTFDHIPSQFTFVYASTSPIKRRDLWADFISLRPQTQVPWMAIGDFNAILGAHEQIGGGRPSQASSAQFSNMSDTCNFTHLNTSGAAFTWSNGWRSRGRTERRLDRSLCDISWFDSWPHSNCIALPKVVSDHNPLIFSGSRVLSSGHRPFRFQSMWVQHPSFRETVTHCWRNTVVYGCPMFIILQKLKALKTCLRQWNFSVFGDVHNRVANARHNLSMIQQRISTEGINNDLFEEEIVAKTTVMESLQMHEAFWKDRARVKWLTKGDRNSSFFHAYARIKSSSSHISCILDGNNLLTDPLAIENHIVNFYQTLFCSSFTPSCIDEVCEVIQPMVTDSENDLLSALPTDEEIKEAVFSLNASSAPGPDGFPGFFYHHCWDIVSFDVIQFVKQFFQSNWLYPNANSNFLVLIPKFVFLMLFNALFLRIKLLLYLAVVSQIVLALFQNVSMCLTKKTRGGNMGVKVDIAKAFDTLDWSFLLRNCRWVIGNGSTTSLWVDKWLDKPIVDVVGATEIAPSLSRTKVSNIIRMGKWVIPFIFSSTFPDLTKEILEMPLPIDEDKDVLIWEVSTSGVFSFSDGYEIVRHRFPVKSWASIIWRPFIPPRYSILVWKILFNKLPTDDQLQRRGIPLAPICQLCHKNSESIDHLFL, from the exons ATGAAGGTTCTCTTCTGGAATATCCGTGGCATTGGTAACGATGACTCTCGGACGGAACTCTCTAACATCTGTCGGTTGCATCACCCGGATTTGGTTTGCATTGCGGAGCCTATGGTGACTTTTAATTCTATTTCAGCTACTTATTGGGATTCTTTAAATCTATATgctcttacttttaattctagAGGAACTCTTGCTCCCAACCTTTGGTTACTAACATCTTCGGCTTGTGCAGACCCTTTAGTTATTTCTATCTCGGATCAACAGGTTACAGTTCGCTGTACTTTTGACCATATCCCAAGCCAGTTCACATTTGTTTATGCAAGCACTTCACCTATCAAAAGAAGAGACTTGTGGGCTGATTTTATCTCTCTGCGCCCACAAACACAAGTTCCATGGATGGCTATTGGCGATTTCAATGCTATCCTGGGCGCCCACGAGCAGATAGGAGGAGGCAGACCGTCCCAAGCTTCAAGTGCTCAGTTTAGTAATATGTCTGACACTTGTAACTTTACCCACTTGAACACATCTGGGGCAGCCTTTACATGGTCTAATGGCTGGAGGTCACGTGGTCGCACTGAAAGAAGGTTAGATCGCTCATTGTGTGATATTAGCTGGTTTGATTCTTGGCCCCACTCTAACTGCATAGCATTGCCAAAGGTAGTCTCAGATCACAACCCCCTTATCTTCTCTGGTTCTAGAGTTTTGAGTAGTGGTCATCGTCCTTTCCGTTTTCAATCAATGTGGGTTCAACATCCATCTTTTCGAGAAACTGTAACTCATTGCTGGAGAAATACAGTTGTCTATGGTTGTCCTATGTTTATCATTCTGCAAAAATTGAAAGCTCTAAAAACCTGCTTGCGCCAATGGAATTTTTCGGTCTTTGGTGACGTCCATAATAGAGTGGCTAATGCTCGGCATAATCTTTCTATGATTCAACAAAGAATTTCAACTGAGGGTATAAATAATGATCTTTTCGAGGAGGAGATTGTCGCCAAGACTACAGTAATGGAGTCTCTCCAAATGCATGAGGCATTTTGGAAAGATAGAGCTCGTGTTAAGTGGTTAACTAAAGGGGATagaaattcttctttctttcatgCCTATGCTCGTATTAAATCATCCAGCTCTCATATCAGTTGTATTCTTGATGGAAACAATCTTCTTACTGACCCGCTGGCAATTGAGAACCatattgttaatttctatcagaCTTTGTTCTGCTCTTCTTTCACCCCTTCATGTATTGATGAGGTTTGTGAAGTCATCCAGCCAATGGTCACAGACTCTGAAAATGATCTCTTATCTGCATTACCTACTGATGAGGAAATTAAGGAGGCAGTTTTCTCATTAAATGCTTCCAGTGCGCCAGGGCCAGATGGTTTTCCAGGTTTTTTCTATCACCATTGTTGGGATATTGTCAGCTTTGATGTTATTCAATTTGTGAAGCAATTCTTTCAATCAAATTGGTTATACCCCAATGCCAATAGTAATTTCTTAGTTTTGATTCCGAAG TTCGTCTTTCTCATGTTGTTCAACGCATTATTTCTCCGCATCAAGCTGCTTTTATACCTGGCCGTCGTATCACAGATTGTATTGGCCTTGTTTCAGAATGTTTCAATGTGCTTGACAAAAAAAACTCGTGGTGGCAATATGGGAGTCAAAGTTGATATAGctaaggcttttgatactttagATTGGTCATTTCTTTTGCGG AATTGTCGTTGGGTGATTGGAAATGGTTCTACTACTTCCCTTTGGGTTGATAAATGGCTGGATAAGCCTATTGTGGACGTCGTTGGTGCAACAGAGATTGCTCCTTCTTTATCTCGTACTAAGGTCTCAAATATTATTCGTATGGGAAAATGGgttattccttttattttttcttctacttTCCCAGACCTAACTAAAGAGATTTTAGAAATGCCTCTTCCAATTGATGAGGATAAGGACGTTTTAATTTGGGAAGTTTCTACTTCTGGTGTTTTTTCGTTCTCCGATGGC